The following are encoded in a window of Cyprinus carpio isolate SPL01 chromosome A13, ASM1834038v1, whole genome shotgun sequence genomic DNA:
- the LOC109082929 gene encoding tRNA (guanine(37)-N1)-methyltransferase-like isoform X1 has protein sequence MAAGWRGSGRLLFLFPKHHSCVSVSQNLNQFARISLQFSSVVHSQKAMTDHLQTDLGLYKPPQTVRGMTELDRTAFSQTVSVPAIRIPTKVLNKVVKSLKKVALQRPGLKRVVEEHNEDGNKDSSQGEHRLLLLDPNNITSTDSFDSEEAEALKAYGVPQEIQKYQVKLTYENLKSEEILRAVLPEGQDVTSGFSRVGHIAHMNLRDHQLPYRKLIGQVIIDKNPGVTCVVNKTNTIDSTYRNFQMEVLAGESNMVAKVRENAVLYEFDFSLVYWNPRLSTEHERIVSLLQRGDTVVDVFAGVGPFAIPAARRGCEVLANDLNPESFRWLQHNAKLNKVDRKITSFNMDGRDFIRGPVRERLPSLMKGSQKIHVVMNLPALALEFLDAFRGLLGPEPDQSLSCLDDNLPQVHCYGFSKEDDTQRDVVERAEASLKISLRGQCSVHLVRNVAPNKEMMCVSFTLPRGVLYSTHTQDRDISEEPCPKKQKCEDLTD, from the exons ATGGCTGCCGGCTGGAGAGG ATCTGGCAGACTTTTGTTCCTTTTCCCGAAACATCACAgttgtgtctctgtgtctcagAATTTAAACCAATTTGCAAGAATTTCCCTCCAGTTCTCTTCTGTTGTCCATTCTCAGAAAGCCATGACTGATCATCTACAGACTGATTTGGGGCTCTACAAGCCCCCTCAGACAGTCCGGGGCATGACAGAACTGGACCGCACAGCTTTCAGTCAGACAGTCAGTGTTCCTGCAATACGAATACCGACCAAAGTTCTCAACAAAGTGGTGAAGAGTTTGAAGAAAGTGGCACTACAGAGGCCAGGACTCAAACGGGTTGTCGAGGAACACAATGAAGATGGAAATAAAGACAGTAGTCAAGGAGAACATCGGCTGCTGCTTTTGGACCCAAACAACATTACGTCTACAGATTCGTTTGACAGCGAGGAGGCAGAAGCTCTGAAAGCATATGGGGTGCCTCAGGAGATCCAGAAGTACCAAGTGAAACTCACCTATGAGAACCTTAAGAGTGAAGAGATACTGCGAGCTGTACTTCCTGAAGGACAGGATGTGACATCAGGATTTAGTAGAGTGGGCCACATCGCTCACATGAACCTGAGAGACCACCAGCTCCCCTACAGAAAACTAATTG GTCAAGTAATCATAGATAAGAACCCCGGCGTTACGTGCGTGGTCAACAAAACCAACACCATTGATTCCACTTACAGGAACTTCCAAATGGAGGTTTTGGCAGGAGAGAGTAACATGGTGGCAAAA GTACGCGAGAATGCCGTATTGTACGAGTTTGATTTCTCTCTGGTGTACTGGAACCCTCGACTAAGCACCGAACACGAGCGCATCGTTTCCCTTCTTCAGCGTGGAGATACCGTAGTGGATGTTTTCGCCGGGGTCGGTCCATTCGCGATCCCAGCAGCCCGTCGTGGCTGCGAGGTCCTCGCTAACGACTTAAACCCGGAGTCCTTCCGTTGGCTCCAGCACAATGCTAAACTCAACAAGGTTGACCGAAAAATAACATCATTTAACATGGATGGACGGGACTTCATCCGAGGACCTGTACGGGAGCGCCTGCCTTCTCTAATGAAGGGATCACAAAAGATTCATGTGGTGATGAACCTTCCCGCACTGGCTCTAGAGTTCCTTGATGCTTTCAGAGGTCTGCTGGGCCCAGAGCCAGACCAGAGTCTTTCCTGTCTAGACGACAACTTGCCACAGGTGCATTGCTACGGGTTTTCCAAGGAAGATGACACTCAGAGGGATGTAGTGGAGCGGGCAGAGGCGAGTTTAAAGATTTCCCTGCGAGGACAGTGTTCTGTGCACCTGGTGAGGAATGTGGCACCTAATAAggagatgatgtgtgtgagttttACATTGCCGAGAGGAGTACtgtacagcacacacactcaAGACAGAG ATATTTCAGAGGAGCCGTGTCCTAAGAAACAGAAGTGTGAGGATCTGACAGACTGA
- the LOC109112020 gene encoding probable sodium-coupled neutral amino acid transporter 6 produces MWKEGANYSVQTGSEYEPIGEESTPLLAAQGVQARGASFWSSAFNLMNAIMGSGILGLSYAMANTGIIGFSILLLVVSSLAAYSVHLLLLLCDKTGVNSYEALGERAFNRPGKILVACTILIQNIGAMSTYLFILKSEMPAAVTGFMSTGTSGKWFEDGVTLLILVTLIVVLPLALLPKIGFLGYTSSLAFFFMLFFTVVVVVKKWSIPCPLPVNSTVSLSLNTSECTPQMFVFSIKSAYAVPTMAFSFLCHTAVLPIYCELHRPTKQRMQNVANVSIFLSFVVYLISALFGYLTFYTHVESELLLGYDTYLPRDVVVMSVRIAILLAVLLTVPLIHFPARKAVLMLCRGDREFSWLSHALSCFFILTFVLLLAIFVPDIRNVFGVVGSTTSTCLLFVYPGMFYLRISSEPMRSLSSAGAVLLMVIGLFVGVLSLCVIIVSWVQGP; encoded by the exons ATGTGGAAAGAAGGCGCAAACTACAGCGTGCAGACGGGGAGCGAGTATGAGCCCATCGGAGAGGAGAGCACACCGCTGTTAGCAGCACAG GGTGTTCAAGCTAGAGGTGCGTCCTTCTGGTCTTCTGCCTTTAACCTGATGAATGCCATCATGGGTAGTGGCATCCTGGGTCTCTCCTATGCTATGGCCAATACGGGCATAATTGGATTCAG TATTCTGTTGCTGGTGGTCTCCAGTTTGGCTGCTTATTCTGTACATCTCTTGCTGCTCCTCTGTGACAAGACAG GCGTCAACTCTTATGAAGCTCTTGGAGAGAGAGCCTTCAACAGACCTGGCAAG ATTCTGGTGGCGTGTACTATTCTCATTCAGAACATTGGAG CCATGTCCACCTACTTGTTCATCTTGAAGTCTGAAATGCCTGCTGCCGTCACTGGCTTTATGAGCACAGGAACTTCTGG AAAGTGGTTTGAGGATGGTGTTACACTATTGATTTTAGTGACTCTAATTGTAGTGTTGCCACTGGCTCTACTTCCTAAGATTG GTTTCTTGGGATATACCAGCAGTCTCGCATTCTTCTTCATGTTGTTCTTTACCGTAGTG GTGGTGGTAAAAAAATGGTCCATTCCCTGCCCGCTGCCAGTTAACTCTACTGTGAGCCTG AGCTTAAATACCTCTGAATGCACCCCACAGATGTTTGTGTTCTCTATTAAG aGTGCTTATGCCGTCCCAACAATGGCTTTCTCCTTCTTGTGCCATACGGCAGTTTTACCCATTTACTGTGAGTTACACAG ACCCACAAAGCAGAGAATGCAGAATGTGGCGAATGTCAGCATCTTTCTTAGTTTTGTGGTGTATCTGATTTCTGCCCTGTTTGGATACCTCACCTTCTATA CACATGTGGAATCAGAGCTGTTGCTAGGATATGACACTTACCTACCGCGGGATGTTGTGGTGATGTCAGTGCGTATTGCGATTTTATTGGCCGTTCTGCTCACCGTGCCGCTCATTCACTTCCCA gcaCGTAAAGCGGTGTTGATGTTATGCAGAGGAGACAGGGAGTTCTCCTGGCTCTCTCATGCACTTTCCTGTTTTTTCATCCTCACTTTTGTGCTGCTGCTCGCTATTTTCGTCCCTGACATTAGGAATGTCTTTGGTGTGGTGG GTTCTACGACCTCCACATGTTTGCTGTTTGTGTATCCTGGGATGTTTTATTTGAGAATCAGCTCTGAGCCAATGAGATCTCTCAGTTCAGCAGGG GCTGTTTTGCTGATGGTGATTGGTCTGTTTGTTGGTGTGTTGAGCCTGTGTGTCATCATTGTTTCCTGGGTTCAAGGTCCTTGA
- the LOC109044906 gene encoding CDK-activating kinase assembly factor MAT1-like codes for MDDQGCPRCKTTKYRNPSLKLMVNVCGHTLCESCVEMLFVRGSGNCVQCNTPLRKSNFRVQLFEDPAIDKEVEIRKKVLKIYNKREFDFYTLKEYNDYLEQVEDIVFNLTNNIDVERTKQMMEQYQRDNKDIIQRNKAKLTREQEELEELLLQEQQGSEQRRLETLQEEQRQLQAKRKNKQALLDELEISKLPAAVLLAQHKDRASQLETQIEKQKQNVKPANIFSTGIMMGQTVSLASVSRVEEVLYVYQPLCIDTYGPPVPELDQLGRLGYLNHVRTASPQDQAGGYTSGLACHRAVQDAFSGLFPS; via the exons gtgtgaGAGCTgtgtggagatgctgtttgtcCGTGGTTCAGGTAACTGTGTGCAGTGCAACACTCCTCTCAGAAAGAGTAATTTCCGCGTGCAGCTCTTCGAAGATCCAGCCATCGATAAAGAGGTGGAGATCCGCAAGAAAGTTCTTAAAAT CTATAATAAGAGGGAATTTGATTTTTACACTCTGAAAGAATATAATGACTACTTGGAGCAGGTGGAGGACATTG TGTTTAACCTGACAAATAACATAGATGTTGAAAGGACCAAGCAGATGATGGAACAGTACCAGCGAGATAACAAAGACATTATACAGAGAAACAAAGCCAAATTG ACACGTGAGCAGGAGGAGTTGGAGGAGCTGTTGTTGCAGGAGCAGCAGGGTTCAGAGCAGAGGAGACTGGAGACCCTGCAGGAGGAACAGAGACAACTACAGGctaaaaggaaaaacaaacaagcccTGCTGGATGAACtg gaaATTTCCAAGTTACCCGCGGCTGTGCTGTTAGCCCAACATAAAGATCGAGCCTCTCAACTGGAGACCCAGATAGAAAAACAGAAGCAAAATGTCAAGCCAGCAAACATCTTCTCTACTGGAATAATGATG GGTCAGACTGTGTCTTTGGCTTCTGTGTCTCGTGTGGAGGAGGTGTTATACGTCTATCAGCCTCTGTGCATTGACACATATGGGCCGCCCGTTCCAGAACTGGATCAGTTGGGCCGATTAGG GTATTTGAATCATGTGCGCACAGCGTCTCCGCAGGATCAGGCTGGTGGTTATACATCAGGACTAGCATGCCATCGCGCCGTCCAGGATGCTTTCAGTGGCCTCTTCCCCTCATGA
- the LOC109082929 gene encoding tRNA (guanine(37)-N1)-methyltransferase-like isoform X2 has product MTDHLQTDLGLYKPPQTVRGMTELDRTAFSQTVSVPAIRIPTKVLNKVVKSLKKVALQRPGLKRVVEEHNEDGNKDSSQGEHRLLLLDPNNITSTDSFDSEEAEALKAYGVPQEIQKYQVKLTYENLKSEEILRAVLPEGQDVTSGFSRVGHIAHMNLRDHQLPYRKLIGQVIIDKNPGVTCVVNKTNTIDSTYRNFQMEVLAGESNMVAKVRENAVLYEFDFSLVYWNPRLSTEHERIVSLLQRGDTVVDVFAGVGPFAIPAARRGCEVLANDLNPESFRWLQHNAKLNKVDRKITSFNMDGRDFIRGPVRERLPSLMKGSQKIHVVMNLPALALEFLDAFRGLLGPEPDQSLSCLDDNLPQVHCYGFSKEDDTQRDVVERAEASLKISLRGQCSVHLVRNVAPNKEMMCVSFTLPRGVLYSTHTQDRDISEEPCPKKQKCEDLTD; this is encoded by the exons ATGACTGATCATCTACAGACTGATTTGGGGCTCTACAAGCCCCCTCAGACAGTCCGGGGCATGACAGAACTGGACCGCACAGCTTTCAGTCAGACAGTCAGTGTTCCTGCAATACGAATACCGACCAAAGTTCTCAACAAAGTGGTGAAGAGTTTGAAGAAAGTGGCACTACAGAGGCCAGGACTCAAACGGGTTGTCGAGGAACACAATGAAGATGGAAATAAAGACAGTAGTCAAGGAGAACATCGGCTGCTGCTTTTGGACCCAAACAACATTACGTCTACAGATTCGTTTGACAGCGAGGAGGCAGAAGCTCTGAAAGCATATGGGGTGCCTCAGGAGATCCAGAAGTACCAAGTGAAACTCACCTATGAGAACCTTAAGAGTGAAGAGATACTGCGAGCTGTACTTCCTGAAGGACAGGATGTGACATCAGGATTTAGTAGAGTGGGCCACATCGCTCACATGAACCTGAGAGACCACCAGCTCCCCTACAGAAAACTAATTG GTCAAGTAATCATAGATAAGAACCCCGGCGTTACGTGCGTGGTCAACAAAACCAACACCATTGATTCCACTTACAGGAACTTCCAAATGGAGGTTTTGGCAGGAGAGAGTAACATGGTGGCAAAA GTACGCGAGAATGCCGTATTGTACGAGTTTGATTTCTCTCTGGTGTACTGGAACCCTCGACTAAGCACCGAACACGAGCGCATCGTTTCCCTTCTTCAGCGTGGAGATACCGTAGTGGATGTTTTCGCCGGGGTCGGTCCATTCGCGATCCCAGCAGCCCGTCGTGGCTGCGAGGTCCTCGCTAACGACTTAAACCCGGAGTCCTTCCGTTGGCTCCAGCACAATGCTAAACTCAACAAGGTTGACCGAAAAATAACATCATTTAACATGGATGGACGGGACTTCATCCGAGGACCTGTACGGGAGCGCCTGCCTTCTCTAATGAAGGGATCACAAAAGATTCATGTGGTGATGAACCTTCCCGCACTGGCTCTAGAGTTCCTTGATGCTTTCAGAGGTCTGCTGGGCCCAGAGCCAGACCAGAGTCTTTCCTGTCTAGACGACAACTTGCCACAGGTGCATTGCTACGGGTTTTCCAAGGAAGATGACACTCAGAGGGATGTAGTGGAGCGGGCAGAGGCGAGTTTAAAGATTTCCCTGCGAGGACAGTGTTCTGTGCACCTGGTGAGGAATGTGGCACCTAATAAggagatgatgtgtgtgagttttACATTGCCGAGAGGAGTACtgtacagcacacacactcaAGACAGAG ATATTTCAGAGGAGCCGTGTCCTAAGAAACAGAAGTGTGAGGATCTGACAGACTGA